A single window of Geoanaerobacter pelophilus DNA harbors:
- a CDS encoding diacylglycerol kinase yields the protein MENNLKGKSGRRLLNACGYSVAGIGAAWRHEAAFRQELLMAAVLIPIALFSQKPGSDKALLIGSVMLVLIVELLNSAVESLTDRVSLEIHPLAKRAKDTGSAAVMLSLLTMAIIWGLIFL from the coding sequence ATGGAAAACAACCTTAAGGGGAAAAGTGGGCGGCGGCTGTTGAATGCCTGCGGTTACTCCGTAGCAGGCATTGGCGCGGCATGGCGTCATGAAGCGGCGTTCCGGCAGGAGCTGCTGATGGCTGCCGTACTGATTCCCATTGCGCTGTTCTCTCAGAAGCCGGGGAGCGACAAAGCGCTGCTGATCGGTTCGGTGATGCTGGTGCTGATCGTCGAGCTATTGAATTCCGCTGTTGAGAGCCTGACTGATCGCGTTTCCCTGGAGATCCATCCCCTTGCCAAAAGGGCGAAAGACACAGGAAGCGCGGCCGTTATGCTCTCCCTGCTCACCATGGCAATTATCTGGGGTTTGATTTTCCTGTAA
- a CDS encoding helix-turn-helix domain-containing protein has product MAKQLSELIKKVDPAVVTAARAKADQEVFELRLAQLRQTVEMSQHDLAAALGISQPSVANLEKRGHEVKISSLKRYIEALGGKLSLDVELADGRHIGINV; this is encoded by the coding sequence ATGGCAAAGCAACTTTCTGAATTAATTAAAAAAGTCGACCCTGCTGTAGTCACAGCAGCGCGGGCTAAGGCGGATCAGGAAGTATTTGAACTCCGCCTTGCTCAGTTACGTCAAACGGTTGAGATGTCGCAACATGATCTGGCGGCTGCACTTGGAATATCGCAACCATCCGTCGCCAATCTGGAAAAACGCGGCCACGAAGTTAAAATTTCTTCTCTCAAACGCTACATTGAGGCACTTGGCGGTAAGTTGTCTCTGGACGTGGAACTGGCTGATGGTCGTCACATCGGCATTAACGTCTAG
- a CDS encoding M36 family metallopeptidase: MKLDLTKCKVRWDRDNYVPKKVYDFETEPLAGDPRKVAEAFLKENLAVLKISAALADLQFEQVTESLGGKAVLFQQHFEGTPIHGAWVAIHINNAKRIFMVMNDTVPAPTLEKKLGKRKAADFLSDKEIDAIIAKKAAEYGTLATEIGKENMVYAMKGTFRPVCKVKFGTEKPAGSWILFIDRVNGHVIDERNVLHKATGKGKVFLPNPVVTLDRDDLLDLKDSDQPVLAPAYKTVQLQELDGSGFLKGAYVDITKTKNSAQSTSLEFLFNRFDDHFEEVMAYYHIDSIQRYIQSLGFTGTKGALNRPIRVNTRGTFEDNSFYDPSPGRKDITFGTGGVDDAEDAEIIVHEYGHAIQDAIVPGYGQKTEGRAMGEGFGDYLAGTFYYKYKKASRKVKLGEWDAKGYKPPQEYLRKLESPKMYPADMEGEEHRDGEIWSAVLWQVRKLLGAKKSDTVIIESQFYLSQYADFKDGAEAIIMAEKNLYGGKKTKGLTRIFKNRGILA, encoded by the coding sequence ATGAAGCTCGATCTGACCAAATGCAAGGTCCGCTGGGACCGGGACAACTACGTGCCGAAGAAGGTTTACGATTTTGAGACCGAACCGCTGGCGGGTGACCCGCGCAAGGTTGCTGAGGCGTTCCTGAAAGAAAACCTGGCGGTGCTGAAGATCTCGGCAGCGCTCGCTGATCTGCAGTTCGAGCAGGTGACCGAGAGCCTGGGAGGTAAGGCGGTGCTGTTCCAGCAGCATTTCGAGGGGACGCCGATCCATGGCGCCTGGGTCGCCATCCATATCAACAATGCCAAGCGGATCTTCATGGTGATGAACGATACGGTGCCGGCGCCGACCCTGGAAAAGAAGCTGGGCAAGCGCAAGGCCGCTGACTTTCTCTCCGACAAGGAGATTGACGCCATTATCGCCAAAAAAGCCGCCGAGTACGGCACCCTGGCCACCGAGATCGGCAAGGAGAACATGGTTTATGCCATGAAAGGGACCTTCCGGCCGGTGTGCAAGGTGAAGTTCGGCACCGAGAAACCGGCCGGTTCCTGGATCCTGTTCATTGACCGGGTGAACGGCCATGTCATCGACGAGCGGAACGTGCTGCACAAGGCGACCGGCAAGGGAAAGGTGTTTCTCCCCAATCCGGTGGTGACGCTCGACCGCGACGACCTGCTCGACCTGAAGGACAGCGACCAGCCGGTGTTGGCTCCGGCGTACAAGACGGTACAGCTGCAGGAGCTGGATGGTTCCGGTTTTCTCAAGGGGGCGTACGTCGATATCACCAAGACCAAGAATTCGGCGCAGTCAACGAGCCTGGAGTTCCTGTTCAACAGGTTTGACGACCATTTCGAAGAGGTGATGGCCTACTACCACATCGACAGTATCCAGCGCTACATCCAGTCGCTCGGGTTCACCGGGACTAAGGGGGCCCTGAACCGGCCGATCCGGGTCAATACCCGCGGCACCTTTGAGGACAATTCGTTTTACGACCCGTCACCCGGCCGCAAGGATATCACCTTTGGTACCGGCGGGGTGGACGATGCCGAGGATGCCGAGATCATCGTTCATGAGTACGGCCATGCCATTCAGGACGCCATTGTGCCGGGTTACGGCCAGAAGACCGAAGGAAGGGCCATGGGGGAAGGGTTCGGCGACTACCTTGCCGGGACCTTCTACTACAAGTACAAGAAGGCTTCCCGCAAGGTGAAGCTCGGGGAATGGGACGCCAAGGGATACAAGCCGCCGCAGGAGTACCTGCGCAAACTGGAAAGCCCCAAGATGTACCCGGCGGATATGGAGGGGGAGGAGCATCGTGACGGCGAGATCTGGTCGGCAGTACTGTGGCAGGTGCGCAAGCTGCTGGGGGCGAAGAAGTCCGACACCGTGATTATCGAGAGCCAGTTCTACCTTTCCCAGTATGCGGATTTCAAGGACGGCGCCGAGGCGATCATCATGGCGGAGAAGAACCTCTACGGCGGCAAGAAGACCAAAGGGCTGACCAGGATTTTCAAGAACCGCGGGATCCTGGCGTAA
- a CDS encoding N-acetylmuramidase domain-containing protein, with protein MANKTGLVNAASLNVRPEPSTAKPALGALTRGTKVEILEKLEGWYRIKSGSLSGYVSGDYVTVVDNTPTADYLWEMELLRTAQLAPPESKVIPVLAKHNASQKMAAKVWNDQGGLLEILCGIIEVEPAAAVAVLCVESGGAGFDANNRMIIRFENHIFWNLWGQKNHDTFNAHFAFNAQKKWLGHKFRQDSNAAWLDFHGKQDNEWLVFDFARKLSENAAMNAISMGGPQVMGFNCSALGYGSVQEMFANFSSDIRYQVLGLFDFLRGAGSTSKMIDALQLKDYTRFASYYNGSGQTPVYGARIEGYVNAFKSLKS; from the coding sequence ATGGCTAACAAAACCGGTCTGGTCAACGCTGCCAGCCTTAATGTCCGCCCTGAACCGTCCACTGCCAAACCGGCGCTGGGCGCGCTGACGCGGGGGACAAAGGTCGAAATACTGGAGAAGCTGGAGGGGTGGTACCGGATCAAGTCAGGCAGCCTTTCCGGCTATGTCTCCGGCGATTACGTCACTGTCGTGGATAACACGCCGACGGCCGATTACCTTTGGGAGATGGAGCTGCTGCGCACCGCGCAACTGGCGCCGCCGGAGAGCAAGGTGATCCCGGTGCTGGCCAAGCATAATGCCAGCCAGAAAATGGCGGCCAAGGTCTGGAACGACCAGGGGGGGCTGCTGGAGATCCTCTGTGGCATCATCGAAGTGGAACCGGCCGCGGCAGTGGCAGTGCTCTGCGTGGAGTCGGGCGGCGCCGGGTTTGACGCCAACAACCGGATGATCATCCGCTTTGAGAACCATATCTTCTGGAACCTGTGGGGGCAGAAAAACCACGACACCTTTAACGCCCATTTTGCCTTCAATGCCCAGAAAAAATGGCTGGGCCACAAGTTCCGGCAGGATAGCAACGCCGCCTGGCTCGATTTCCACGGCAAGCAGGACAACGAATGGCTGGTGTTCGACTTTGCCCGCAAGCTGAGCGAAAACGCCGCCATGAACGCCATCAGCATGGGGGGGCCGCAGGTCATGGGGTTCAACTGCTCGGCGCTCGGCTACGGTTCGGTGCAGGAGATGTTTGCCAACTTCAGCAGCGACATCCGCTATCAGGTGCTGGGGTTGTTTGATTTTCTCCGCGGCGCAGGCAGCACCTCGAAGATGATCGATGCCTTGCAACTGAAGGATTACACCCGCTTTGCCTCCTACTACAACGGCTCGGGACAGACGCCGGTGTACGGGGCGAGGATCGAGGGGTATGTGAACGCGTTCAAGTCTCTGAAATCATGA
- a CDS encoding type II toxin-antitoxin system RelE/ParE family toxin, which yields MNYTIEYFHTRVLAEIQSWPNGILADYARIIELLMEFGPNLRMPHSRAMGGGIFEVRPRGREGIGRAFYCFVVGQRIIVLHAFVKKSQATPDQELKIARKRLKEVQNG from the coding sequence ATGAACTACACCATCGAATATTTCCATACTCGGGTTCTGGCTGAGATTCAATCCTGGCCTAATGGTATTCTTGCCGACTACGCGCGAATCATTGAACTTCTTATGGAATTCGGGCCAAATCTTCGCATGCCACATTCTCGGGCAATGGGTGGTGGAATTTTTGAGGTACGGCCACGGGGCCGTGAGGGAATTGGTCGTGCATTCTATTGTTTCGTTGTCGGACAAAGGATCATCGTACTGCATGCGTTTGTAAAAAAATCTCAAGCAACCCCAGATCAAGAACTTAAAATAGCTCGAAAACGATTGAAGGAGGTCCAAAATGGCTAA
- a CDS encoding chemotaxis protein, which translates to MSSIIDEVSQRANLALSNQMEMLTFYLSDDQLYGINVFKIIEMVESPRTFSRVPMSHPSIMGVIDFRGKPITVIDLSMAIELEPINPEQDISYIIICEYNTMIHGFLVKRPEQLLTRGWDEIKRPTGLLTLSSSLVAIAYGPDGEAIQLLDIEKVLAEVLGMEHKVSADNPELLAQSVAGSTVLVVDDSRTARSLICMVLDQMGITAVALDSAPKALSYLGKLVETDDVASIGMVISDVEMPDMDGFTFTRKLKADPALAGLHVMLHTSMSNPSNKQKADQVGANDFLSKFSPDELVRRVTAALSKE; encoded by the coding sequence ATGTCATCCATTATCGACGAAGTCAGCCAACGGGCAAACCTGGCGCTGTCAAACCAGATGGAGATGCTCACCTTCTACCTGTCCGATGATCAGCTGTACGGGATCAACGTCTTCAAGATTATCGAGATGGTGGAGAGCCCACGCACTTTCAGCCGGGTCCCCATGAGTCATCCGAGCATAATGGGGGTGATCGATTTTCGGGGCAAGCCGATAACGGTGATCGACCTCTCCATGGCGATAGAGCTGGAGCCGATAAACCCGGAACAGGATATCAGCTATATAATAATCTGCGAATACAACACCATGATTCACGGATTTCTGGTGAAACGTCCTGAACAGCTGCTTACCCGTGGCTGGGACGAGATAAAACGGCCGACCGGCCTCCTGACCCTGTCATCTTCCCTGGTGGCGATTGCCTACGGACCGGATGGCGAAGCGATACAGCTGCTGGATATTGAAAAGGTGCTGGCCGAAGTCCTGGGCATGGAGCACAAGGTCAGTGCAGACAATCCGGAACTCCTCGCGCAGAGCGTTGCCGGCAGTACGGTCCTGGTCGTGGATGATTCGAGGACTGCACGTTCCCTGATATGCATGGTGCTGGACCAGATGGGAATAACGGCAGTTGCCCTGGATTCGGCTCCCAAGGCGTTGTCGTATCTCGGCAAGCTTGTCGAGACGGATGACGTCGCAAGCATCGGGATGGTCATCAGCGATGTCGAGATGCCGGACATGGACGGCTTTACCTTTACCCGCAAGCTCAAAGCCGACCCGGCGCTTGCTGGGCTGCATGTCATGCTGCACACCTCGATGAGCAACCCGTCAAACAAGCAGAAGGCCGACCAGGTAGGTGCCAATGATTTTCTATCCAAATTCTCGCCCGACGAACTGGTGAGGCGGGTTACTGCTGCCCTGTCAAAGGAATAG
- a CDS encoding sensor domain-containing diguanylate cyclase yields MQILDVRTIVFADTINFIVCTCFVAALWRQNRTRFAGLQFLVAAFSCQTVAVFLIMLRGVIPDLVSISFANALVFTTSILALMGLERFVGKVRSQWLNFTLLGIYSVIFISFAINPVSLGIRNYAVTIGLLLIWAQPMWLMLVRTDRELRPVTFSVGLVYAGFCLTNLIRLGHYLTSPMAQGDYMKAGAFEVIALLAYDVLTVALTIALVMMVNKRLAMELKSREETFSAAFRAAPYGLTLTSLEDGTIFEVNEGFTDLTGYTREEVLGRSTLELSLWQDSEHRQEIVDELLQHGKIRDREQRFRRKSGEMQTGVFCADIITIGNRRCILTGLSDISRRKQMEDEIRNMSLRDSLTGLLNRRGFFVMTEQKFKEANRTGTKLQLVYIDANDLKKINDSFGHDEGDRALQDLAQVLTATFREMDIVARMGGDEFTVCFTEPQDTHPEKALERLQHNIADINEQHARPYHLAISFGTSTYDPLNPRSIDELLSQADKEMYRHKQSKSG; encoded by the coding sequence GTGCAGATCCTGGACGTGCGCACCATCGTGTTCGCCGACACCATCAACTTCATCGTATGCACCTGTTTCGTGGCAGCCCTCTGGCGGCAGAACCGCACCCGTTTTGCCGGCCTGCAGTTCCTGGTTGCAGCTTTCTCCTGCCAGACCGTGGCAGTGTTTCTCATCATGCTGCGAGGCGTGATCCCCGACCTGGTTTCGATCTCTTTCGCCAACGCCCTGGTATTTACCACATCCATACTTGCCCTGATGGGATTGGAGCGCTTTGTCGGCAAAGTGCGCTCCCAGTGGCTTAATTTCACCCTGCTCGGGATCTACTCCGTTATTTTCATCTCTTTTGCCATAAACCCGGTAAGCCTGGGCATCCGCAATTATGCAGTTACCATCGGCCTGCTCCTGATCTGGGCACAGCCGATGTGGCTGATGCTGGTCCGCACCGATCGGGAGCTGCGACCGGTCACCTTCAGCGTGGGGCTGGTCTATGCCGGGTTCTGCCTGACCAACCTCATCCGGCTCGGCCACTACCTGACCTCACCGATGGCACAGGGCGACTACATGAAGGCCGGGGCGTTTGAGGTGATTGCCTTGCTGGCATACGATGTGCTGACCGTTGCCCTGACCATAGCCCTGGTAATGATGGTCAACAAGCGACTGGCCATGGAATTGAAAAGCCGGGAGGAGACCTTTTCAGCAGCGTTCCGAGCGGCCCCGTATGGGCTGACGCTCACCAGCCTTGAGGACGGAACCATCTTCGAGGTCAATGAGGGGTTTACGGATCTGACCGGATATACCCGCGAAGAGGTGTTGGGACGATCAACCTTGGAGTTATCGCTCTGGCAGGACAGTGAGCACCGTCAGGAGATTGTTGATGAACTGCTGCAACACGGCAAGATCCGCGATCGTGAGCAGCGGTTCCGCAGGAAATCAGGCGAGATGCAAACCGGGGTGTTTTGTGCCGACATCATCACCATCGGCAACCGTCGCTGCATCCTTACCGGACTCAGCGATATCAGCCGGCGCAAGCAGATGGAAGATGAGATCCGGAACATGTCCCTGCGTGATTCTTTGACCGGACTTCTCAACCGTCGCGGTTTTTTCGTGATGACTGAACAGAAATTCAAGGAGGCAAACCGGACGGGAACCAAGCTGCAGCTGGTTTATATCGACGCCAATGATCTGAAGAAAATCAATGACAGTTTCGGTCATGACGAGGGGGACCGTGCCCTCCAGGATCTTGCCCAGGTACTGACAGCAACATTTCGCGAAATGGATATCGTCGCCAGAATGGGTGGCGACGAATTCACCGTCTGCTTCACCGAACCGCAGGACACCCACCCCGAAAAGGCCCTGGAGCGGCTGCAACACAATATTGCCGATATCAACGAGCAACATGCCAGGCCCTACCATTTGGCCATCAGCTTCGGCACCTCAACCTATGACCCGCTGAACCCACGTTCCATCGACGAGCTGCTGTCACAGGCCGACAAAGAGATGTATCGCCACAAACAGAGCAAGAGTGGCTGA
- a CDS encoding type II toxin-antitoxin system RelE/ParE family toxin, whose translation MAWDIVTVEHFDDWFLSLVASEQQDVLAAILVLEQYGPTLGRPHVDSLKGTDKVKNLKELRIQHKGKPYRVFFAFDPLRQAVMLCGGDKTGNKHFYETMIPIAEREFLNYLQELE comes from the coding sequence ATGGCGTGGGATATCGTAACGGTTGAGCACTTCGATGATTGGTTTCTAAGCTTGGTTGCTTCGGAGCAACAAGATGTGTTGGCCGCCATATTGGTTCTTGAGCAATACGGTCCTACGTTAGGCAGGCCGCACGTTGATAGTCTCAAAGGGACTGACAAGGTAAAGAACCTGAAAGAACTCCGCATACAACACAAAGGCAAACCGTATCGGGTATTTTTCGCCTTTGATCCTCTCCGCCAGGCCGTGATGTTGTGTGGCGGTGACAAAACCGGGAATAAACATTTTTACGAAACAATGATCCCTATTGCAGAGCGTGAATTCCTGAACTATTTGCAAGAACTGGAGTAA
- a CDS encoding helix-turn-helix domain-containing protein, with translation MANLKYQPVTHDHTAFLEKAKKREEFKKAYEDLEEEYALAKEMLAARARVGLSQEAVAEIMGTTKSAISRLEAAGKHAPSLTTLKKYAHAVGCHLEIKFVPERAQQGS, from the coding sequence ATGGCTAATTTGAAATATCAACCAGTAACCCATGACCATACAGCTTTTCTTGAAAAAGCCAAAAAGCGGGAAGAGTTCAAAAAGGCATATGAGGATTTGGAAGAAGAATATGCATTGGCAAAAGAAATGCTTGCAGCTCGTGCGCGAGTAGGCCTCTCACAGGAAGCCGTCGCTGAAATCATGGGAACAACAAAGAGCGCAATATCAAGACTGGAAGCAGCTGGTAAGCACGCCCCATCCTTAACCACCCTCAAAAAATATGCTCACGCCGTCGGCTGTCACCTTGAAATTAAATTTGTTCCAGAGCGTGCCCAACAAGGGAGTTGA
- a CDS encoding amidohydrolase family protein, with amino-acid sequence MISFKDFSDLFRPLVRILNSWPMCVLAIGLSCGQVFAADATLGPEGAKTIPIADSHVHVLKWMNAKTLLENMDLNSIRWCGGAWSPKQGEASSVLGDRYIGATGQRQFVALHDNLDTASFENPTSPQVKNALSSIEEDLRDKSTRVVGEIIVNALTSTRQPSYRFKLKADSPTLKALFELASKYKRPMNIHAQWDSDTAQEVERLAASNRNGQLILSHCGSTTTPSDIRSLFERNANVSCDLSARSMPPLKGQKNAIFNDNGILGGWKKLIEDFPERFVVGLDTLENWEQYEDFLHKIRFGLLANLSPETAEKVAYKNAQALFQLK; translated from the coding sequence ATGATTTCATTCAAGGACTTTTCTGACTTGTTTCGCCCGCTCGTAAGAATATTAAATTCCTGGCCAATGTGCGTTCTGGCCATAGGTTTGTCTTGCGGACAGGTATTTGCTGCGGATGCTACACTCGGCCCAGAAGGCGCCAAAACCATCCCGATTGCGGACTCTCACGTTCATGTTTTGAAATGGATGAACGCTAAGACACTGCTGGAAAACATGGACCTTAACTCAATCCGATGGTGTGGAGGTGCCTGGAGCCCGAAACAGGGCGAGGCAAGTTCCGTTCTAGGCGATCGTTACATTGGAGCCACAGGGCAGCGTCAATTTGTTGCACTACACGACAACCTTGACACCGCCTCCTTCGAAAACCCAACTTCACCGCAAGTCAAGAATGCGCTTTCCAGCATTGAAGAAGACCTCCGCGACAAATCAACACGAGTTGTCGGTGAAATCATCGTGAACGCGCTTACGTCGACAAGACAACCTTCTTACCGGTTCAAGCTCAAGGCCGATTCTCCGACATTGAAGGCGTTGTTTGAGCTTGCCTCAAAGTACAAAAGACCAATGAATATCCATGCTCAGTGGGATTCTGATACCGCACAGGAAGTAGAGCGGCTCGCAGCGTCGAACCGCAATGGGCAACTCATTCTCTCCCATTGCGGCAGCACCACGACACCTTCCGATATACGTAGCCTTTTCGAGAGGAATGCAAATGTTTCATGCGACCTTTCAGCTCGCAGTATGCCACCGTTAAAAGGTCAAAAGAATGCCATATTCAATGACAACGGAATTCTCGGCGGTTGGAAGAAACTGATCGAAGACTTTCCCGAGCGATTTGTTGTCGGTCTTGATACTCTGGAGAATTGGGAACAGTACGAAGACTTCTTGCATAAAATACGTTTTGGACTTCTTGCTAATCTGTCACCGGAGACTGCGGAAAAAGTGGCGTACAAAAACGCTCAAGCCTTGTTCCAGCTGAAGTGA
- a CDS encoding chitobiase/beta-hexosaminidase C-terminal domain-containing protein gives MNSLQRICRNLLLAATQLLLLLLTAHGAMAGQLSWSDKTPLSVATSRAASVVVNGAIYVLGGAINNGTTAAVEEYSPLTNSWLARPALSEAKFAGAEAVKDGIVYIAGGSALGPAPTAAIISYDTASGSGGTVGTLVTPRIRCSAAILNNKMYVVGGSNNSGTVFDSIEEFDLTSHESISKATMPMALDYAAVAESQGKIYIIGGLGSNGLPVSNTWQYDPDTNLFTPRRALPVPVAARAAVADDGKIYLAGGFTDYNTMAWTAEVQVYDPQTDSWQSMGNFPTSRYAQAVGIVNNRLYIIGGSNSNMGPATGNLSVNESADLTSAIGPVVTASPVGGSYATPQTVTLTTNEPATIYYTIDGSTPTTASGIFTSPIGIYANTTLKFFARNSAGSDGAVQTESYTILPPALATTASPAGGTFTAQQTVTLTANYGSATIYYTLDGSTPTTSSYIYSGAINIAYTTTVKFFAVNGTEQESVKSFTYEIIVPPGGSSIGFVPLQITLPYKAWSVATVDFNLDGKADLAVANYERNTVTAYRGNGDGTFSATQEIGTGVKPTGVAFGTVNGYDNYLDIVSANSDSNSVSFLLGNGAGSFSNVGSYATGAGTTSVATGHFRPYAGPPDLAVTNSATGYLNIYYGLGSAAFTPGPSYYVGSGAIAVTKGDFNNDNKEDLAVVNDNGQLTIMTGDGAGYFYSVFPGNYTALQYSRSVAAGDINGDGKTDLAIVSDGGDVPGGTAMVTILLGNGTGSFQQYSQFQQPQYTSGAAIADFNSDGKADLVLVNRSSNTMSVLLQGFQFGTPVLLNPANPVYFATMQAALDNASNGDVMQAIAGDLYESLTINRGVEITFKGGVSASGAATGYTILHGTLTISTGSLVAENLVIV, from the coding sequence ATGAACAGTTTGCAGAGAATTTGCCGTAACCTGCTGTTGGCGGCCACACAACTCTTGTTGCTGCTGCTTACGGCGCACGGTGCCATGGCCGGTCAGCTGAGCTGGTCGGACAAGACCCCGCTGTCGGTAGCGACATCAAGGGCCGCATCGGTCGTGGTCAACGGCGCGATCTATGTTCTTGGCGGAGCCATCAACAACGGAACCACCGCAGCAGTAGAGGAATACAGCCCGCTTACGAACAGTTGGCTGGCAAGGCCCGCCCTTAGCGAGGCGAAATTTGCCGGAGCTGAAGCAGTTAAGGACGGAATCGTCTATATTGCCGGAGGTAGTGCGCTAGGGCCGGCTCCGACAGCGGCCATCATTTCCTACGACACTGCCTCCGGTTCGGGTGGCACTGTCGGCACCCTGGTCACCCCGCGCATCAGGTGTTCCGCAGCCATCCTGAACAACAAGATGTACGTGGTAGGTGGCAGCAACAATAGCGGCACAGTATTCGATTCGATTGAGGAGTTCGACCTTACCAGCCATGAGAGCATCAGCAAAGCCACAATGCCGATGGCACTGGATTACGCTGCCGTGGCCGAATCGCAGGGGAAGATTTATATAATCGGGGGGCTGGGGAGTAACGGTTTGCCGGTGAGCAATACCTGGCAGTACGATCCGGATACCAACCTGTTCACCCCCAGGAGGGCGCTGCCGGTGCCGGTCGCAGCCAGAGCCGCGGTAGCTGATGATGGAAAAATCTACCTGGCCGGCGGCTTTACCGACTACAATACCATGGCCTGGACAGCAGAGGTACAGGTGTATGATCCGCAAACCGACAGCTGGCAAAGTATGGGCAACTTCCCCACAAGCCGTTATGCCCAGGCAGTCGGGATCGTCAATAACAGACTGTATATAATCGGCGGCAGCAACAGCAATATGGGGCCTGCCACCGGTAACCTGAGTGTCAATGAGAGCGCGGACCTCACTTCAGCCATCGGACCGGTCGTCACCGCTTCACCCGTTGGCGGGAGCTATGCAACGCCACAGACTGTGACTCTCACCACCAACGAACCTGCGACCATTTACTACACCATAGACGGCTCGACCCCGACAACGGCTTCCGGGATATTTACCAGCCCTATCGGCATTTACGCCAACACCACGCTGAAGTTTTTTGCCAGAAACAGCGCCGGCAGTGACGGGGCAGTACAAACAGAGAGCTACACCATACTTCCCCCAGCTCTGGCCACCACCGCCTCGCCAGCGGGCGGCACCTTCACCGCACAGCAAACAGTCACCCTCACCGCCAATTACGGCTCGGCCACTATCTATTACACCCTGGACGGATCAACGCCGACAACCTCTTCCTATATTTACAGCGGAGCGATTAATATCGCATACACCACGACCGTGAAATTTTTTGCGGTTAACGGGACAGAACAGGAAAGCGTCAAATCCTTCACTTACGAGATCATAGTCCCGCCCGGCGGCAGCTCGATAGGGTTCGTTCCGCTACAGATCACCCTCCCCTACAAGGCCTGGAGCGTTGCTACCGTCGACTTCAACCTGGACGGCAAGGCCGACCTGGCTGTGGCCAATTACGAACGGAATACCGTTACCGCATACCGTGGCAATGGCGACGGCACCTTTAGCGCCACCCAGGAGATCGGCACCGGAGTCAAGCCGACGGGAGTCGCATTCGGCACCGTGAATGGCTACGATAATTATCTCGATATCGTCTCTGCCAACAGCGACAGCAATTCGGTTTCGTTCCTGCTCGGCAACGGCGCCGGTTCTTTTTCCAATGTCGGCTCCTATGCGACCGGCGCGGGTACCACTTCCGTTGCCACCGGCCACTTCAGACCCTACGCCGGCCCGCCAGACCTGGCCGTGACTAACTCCGCAACCGGTTATCTGAACATCTATTATGGCCTGGGCAGTGCCGCATTTACGCCGGGCCCCAGCTATTATGTAGGTTCCGGGGCAATAGCGGTGACCAAGGGCGATTTCAACAATGACAACAAGGAAGACCTGGCCGTAGTGAATGACAACGGCCAGTTGACCATTATGACCGGAGACGGGGCAGGTTATTTCTATTCGGTGTTCCCCGGAAATTATACCGCTCTCCAGTACTCCAGGTCTGTTGCTGCCGGAGATATCAACGGCGACGGCAAGACCGACCTGGCGATCGTAAGCGACGGCGGCGATGTCCCCGGGGGAACAGCCATGGTCACCATCCTCCTGGGCAACGGCACCGGTTCATTTCAACAATACAGCCAATTCCAGCAGCCCCAATACACCTCCGGAGCGGCAATTGCCGACTTCAACAGCGACGGCAAGGCTGACCTCGTGCTGGTAAACCGCTCAAGCAACACCATGTCGGTACTGCTCCAGGGGTTCCAGTTCGGCACCCCGGTTCTGCTCAACCCGGCCAATCCGGTTTATTTTGCCACCATGCAGGCGGCTCTGGATAACGCCAGTAATGGCGACGTCATGCAGGCCATTGCCGGCGATCTTTACGAAAGCCTTACTATAAACCGTGGCGTAGAAATCACCTTCAAGGGGGGAGTCAGCGCCAGCGGCGCAGCCACCGGCTACACCATACTGCACGGCACGCTGACCATCAGCACCGGCTCACTGGTAGCAGAGAATCTGGTAATCGTCTGA